The following coding sequences lie in one Flexivirga oryzae genomic window:
- the katG gene encoding catalase/peroxidase HPI: MSTTDEQPLARIDDSGGKCPVMHELVQPAQGDANQQWWPQRLNLRILAKNPAVANPIGEDFDYPKAFEALDLAEVKADIIGVLKTSQDWWPADFGHYGPLIVRMAWHAAGTYRVQDGRGGAGTGQQRFAPLSSWPDNVLLDRARRVLWPVKKKYGKSLSWGDLMVLAGNAAMEDMGFKTFGFAGGRIDAWEPDDDIYWGAETEWLGDSHRYSGDRDLENPLAATQMGLIYVNPEGPGGNPDPVAAAKDIRETFARMAMNDEETVALIAGGHTFGKTHGAGDPEQVGPEPEAAPFEQNGLGWKSSYKSGKGNDTIGSGLEVTWTYHPTRWDNEFFHILYGYEWELFKSPAGAQQWRPVKGGGADMVPEAQGDGKREPRMLTTDLSLRFDPEYAKVSKRFLDHPEEFADAYARAWFKLTHRDMGPVTRYYGAEVPTEELLWQDPIPATEAPGADAIAAAKQQIADAGFSVPELVKTAWAAAGCYRGSDKRGGANGARLRLEPQKSWAVNDPAVTGPVVAKLEQIAAATGVSVADAIVLAGNIGVEQAAKAAGHDVQVPFTPGRGDATQEQTDVDSFGYLEPKIDAFRNYVEGQSKAPFEYHLVDRANLLGLSTPETTVLVGGLRVLGANTGDNPAGVFTDRVGELTNDFFVNLLEITADWHPGEQSGTYVGTGPDGQTWTGTRADLAFSANSELRAVAEVYASDDAGDKFVNDFVAAWAKVMDNDRFDVRR; the protein is encoded by the coding sequence ATGAGCACCACGGATGAGCAGCCACTGGCTCGTATCGATGACAGCGGCGGTAAGTGCCCGGTGATGCACGAGCTCGTGCAACCGGCCCAGGGCGATGCCAACCAGCAGTGGTGGCCCCAGCGCCTCAACCTACGGATCCTGGCCAAGAACCCGGCGGTCGCCAACCCGATCGGCGAGGACTTCGACTACCCGAAGGCCTTCGAAGCCCTCGACCTCGCCGAGGTCAAGGCGGACATCATCGGCGTCCTCAAGACGTCGCAGGACTGGTGGCCGGCCGACTTCGGCCACTACGGCCCGCTGATCGTCCGTATGGCGTGGCACGCCGCCGGCACCTACCGTGTGCAGGACGGCCGCGGTGGCGCCGGCACCGGACAGCAGCGTTTCGCACCGCTGTCCTCCTGGCCGGACAACGTGCTGCTGGACCGCGCCCGCCGCGTGCTGTGGCCGGTCAAGAAGAAGTACGGCAAGTCGCTGTCCTGGGGTGACCTGATGGTCCTCGCAGGCAACGCCGCCATGGAGGACATGGGCTTCAAGACCTTCGGTTTCGCCGGCGGCCGCATCGACGCGTGGGAGCCGGACGACGACATCTACTGGGGTGCGGAGACCGAGTGGCTCGGCGACAGCCACCGCTACTCCGGTGACCGCGACCTCGAAAACCCGCTGGCTGCAACGCAAATGGGTCTGATCTACGTCAACCCGGAGGGTCCCGGCGGCAACCCGGACCCGGTCGCCGCCGCCAAGGACATCCGCGAGACGTTCGCCCGGATGGCGATGAACGACGAGGAGACCGTCGCACTGATCGCCGGTGGTCACACCTTCGGCAAGACGCACGGTGCCGGCGACCCCGAGCAGGTCGGACCCGAGCCGGAGGCCGCGCCGTTCGAGCAGAACGGCCTGGGCTGGAAGTCGTCGTACAAGAGCGGCAAGGGCAACGACACCATCGGCTCCGGCCTGGAGGTCACCTGGACCTACCACCCGACCCGGTGGGACAACGAGTTCTTCCACATCCTCTACGGCTACGAGTGGGAGCTGTTCAAGTCTCCTGCCGGCGCCCAGCAGTGGCGGCCGGTCAAGGGCGGCGGCGCGGACATGGTGCCCGAGGCCCAGGGTGACGGCAAGCGCGAGCCGCGCATGCTGACCACCGACCTGTCGCTGCGCTTCGACCCGGAGTACGCCAAGGTCTCCAAGCGCTTCCTGGACCACCCGGAGGAGTTCGCCGACGCCTACGCCCGCGCGTGGTTCAAGCTGACCCACCGCGACATGGGCCCGGTGACCCGCTACTACGGTGCCGAGGTCCCGACCGAGGAGCTGCTCTGGCAGGACCCGATCCCCGCCACCGAGGCGCCCGGCGCCGACGCGATCGCCGCCGCCAAGCAGCAGATCGCCGACGCCGGCTTCTCCGTGCCGGAGCTGGTCAAGACCGCCTGGGCGGCCGCCGGTTGCTACCGGGGCTCCGACAAGCGTGGTGGCGCCAACGGTGCCCGGCTGCGCCTGGAGCCGCAGAAGAGCTGGGCCGTCAACGACCCGGCCGTGACCGGACCGGTCGTCGCCAAGCTGGAGCAGATCGCCGCCGCGACGGGTGTCTCCGTCGCCGACGCGATCGTCCTGGCCGGCAACATCGGCGTCGAGCAGGCGGCGAAGGCCGCCGGCCACGACGTGCAGGTGCCCTTCACCCCGGGCCGCGGCGACGCGACCCAGGAGCAGACCGACGTCGACTCGTTCGGCTACCTCGAGCCGAAGATCGACGCGTTCCGCAACTACGTCGAGGGCCAGTCGAAGGCGCCGTTCGAGTACCACCTGGTCGACCGGGCCAACCTGCTGGGCCTGTCGACCCCGGAGACCACCGTCCTCGTCGGTGGCCTGCGGGTGCTCGGTGCCAACACCGGTGACAACCCGGCGGGTGTCTTCACCGACCGCGTCGGCGAGCTGACGAACGACTTTTTCGTCAACCTGCTCGAGATCACCGCCGACTGGCACCCGGGCGAGCAGTCCGGCACGTATGTCGGCACCGGCCCCGACGGTCAGACCTGGACCGGCACGCGTGCGGACCTGGCGTTCAGCGCCAACTCCGAGCTGCGCGCCGTCGCCGAGGTCTACGCCTCCGACGACGCCGGTGACAAGTTCGTCAACGACTTCGTCGCCGCGTGGGCGAAGGTCATGGACAACGACCGCTTCGACGTGCGGCGGTAA
- a CDS encoding CapA family protein translates to MAAARRGAGWDFGPIFAQVAPVIRSADVAICQLETPLGATGANLSHGFIMGAPAAFATGLKRAGFDGCSTANNHTFDQNLAGVRDTRTIMAAAGLQAAGPGSDASHPGQPAIYHAKGFTIAQLSYSYTLDNTVGNTEHVPASAPWTRTNLYDVIGASGIEADARAARAQGADLVLVSMHWGEEQDQHTTDEQRRFARELLSSGTVDYIIGNHPHVVQRCQRIDGRMVNYSLGNALSDQTAGIVAYGGTVSTQAAQDGMIALVTFTRDAAGHITSTEKFQPTRVDRANGYVIRPVSRTSDPASWQRTTSVVTSGGNSCGAKPVS, encoded by the coding sequence TTGGCGGCCGCACGTCGCGGCGCCGGCTGGGACTTCGGGCCGATCTTCGCGCAGGTCGCCCCCGTCATACGCTCCGCCGACGTCGCGATCTGTCAACTGGAGACGCCGCTGGGCGCGACCGGCGCCAACCTGAGCCACGGCTTCATCATGGGCGCCCCGGCGGCGTTCGCCACCGGGCTGAAGCGTGCCGGGTTCGACGGTTGCAGCACGGCGAACAACCACACCTTCGACCAGAACCTCGCCGGCGTGCGCGACACGCGCACGATCATGGCGGCGGCCGGTCTCCAGGCGGCCGGACCCGGGTCGGACGCCTCCCATCCGGGACAACCGGCGATCTACCACGCCAAGGGCTTCACGATCGCGCAGCTGTCCTACTCCTACACGCTGGACAACACCGTCGGGAACACCGAACACGTGCCCGCGTCCGCGCCCTGGACGAGGACGAACCTGTATGACGTGATCGGCGCGTCCGGGATCGAGGCCGACGCCCGGGCAGCGCGGGCGCAAGGTGCGGACCTCGTCCTGGTGTCGATGCACTGGGGCGAGGAGCAGGACCAGCACACCACGGACGAACAACGCCGGTTCGCCCGGGAACTGCTCTCCTCCGGCACCGTCGACTACATCATCGGCAACCACCCGCACGTGGTGCAGCGGTGCCAGCGGATCGACGGCCGCATGGTCAACTACAGCCTCGGCAACGCCCTGTCGGACCAGACCGCCGGCATCGTCGCGTATGGCGGGACCGTGTCGACCCAGGCGGCGCAGGACGGGATGATCGCGCTGGTGACCTTCACCCGGGACGCCGCCGGGCACATCACGTCGACCGAGAAGTTCCAGCCGACCCGGGTCGACCGCGCGAACGGTTACGTCATCCGGCCCGTGAGCAGGACCTCCGACCCCGCGTCCTGGCAGCGCACGACCTCGGTCGTCACCTCGGGCGGCAACAGCTGCGGCGCGAAGCCGGTGTCCTGA
- a CDS encoding VOC family protein gives MEMQLSMVVLEVRDIHRSIEFYRQLGLDLPDPPAERPISIVRMGSGVSLLLVEGFAGTNDPTWQRPTGGYQQLLEFYAGKDAGVDAMWEKLTAAGHHGRMAPKQTQGPYAAMVDDPDGNVILLTSDEAARVDGEEGA, from the coding sequence ATGGAGATGCAACTGAGCATGGTCGTGCTCGAGGTGCGCGACATCCACCGGTCGATCGAGTTCTACCGGCAGCTGGGCCTCGATCTGCCCGACCCGCCCGCCGAACGGCCGATCTCGATCGTGCGGATGGGCAGCGGAGTCAGTCTGCTGCTGGTGGAGGGGTTCGCCGGCACCAACGACCCGACCTGGCAGCGGCCGACGGGTGGTTACCAGCAACTGCTGGAGTTCTATGCGGGCAAGGACGCGGGGGTCGATGCCATGTGGGAGAAGCTGACCGCCGCCGGTCATCACGGACGGATGGCGCCGAAGCAGACCCAGGGGCCGTATGCCGCCATGGTCGACGACCCGGACGGCAACGTCATCCTGCTGACCTCCGACGAGGCCGCGCGGGTCGACGGCGAGGAGGGCGCGTGA
- a CDS encoding GNAT family N-acetyltransferase has product MPDTESTAHLRLDELTGISWRPFPREELPDIAAFYAECERYDDNPERTSLEKLQEFWDSPRSVPEEDTLVGRDQDGRVVATAWAGCNRVVTEGRGVYLGGAVRPDRRGEGIGDAVLSWELAHGRAWDDATRREDYGPLVMLLSAPTEQTDVRDLATRHGLPTERYFFEMTRSLEQLPDVRDMDGVHLTDWDASRSDEVHVAMDEAFRDHWGHTDTTPQMWQEEIDSHAFRPAWTVLAIDDATDRVVGAAMNCAWEQDWEPQGYTEGYTDQLGVLSSHRGRGVAKALLAESMRRFKESGMQAAGLGVDTANASGALGLYERLGYRPSASTCMHQLTR; this is encoded by the coding sequence ATGCCGGACACCGAGTCGACGGCCCATCTCCGGCTGGACGAACTCACGGGCATCAGCTGGCGGCCGTTCCCGCGTGAGGAACTGCCAGACATCGCCGCGTTCTACGCCGAGTGTGAGAGGTATGACGACAACCCCGAGCGCACCTCGCTGGAGAAACTGCAGGAGTTCTGGGACTCGCCGCGGTCGGTACCCGAGGAGGACACCCTCGTCGGGCGCGACCAGGACGGTCGTGTCGTCGCGACCGCCTGGGCCGGCTGCAACCGGGTGGTCACCGAGGGCCGCGGCGTCTACCTCGGCGGCGCCGTCCGGCCGGATCGGCGAGGTGAGGGTATCGGCGATGCCGTGCTGTCGTGGGAGCTGGCACACGGGCGGGCCTGGGACGACGCGACACGCCGCGAGGACTACGGGCCGCTGGTGATGCTGCTGTCCGCTCCCACCGAGCAGACGGACGTTCGCGACCTGGCGACACGGCACGGGCTGCCCACCGAGCGCTACTTCTTCGAGATGACGCGTTCCCTGGAGCAGCTGCCCGACGTACGCGATATGGACGGCGTCCACCTCACCGACTGGGATGCCAGCCGCAGCGACGAGGTGCACGTCGCCATGGATGAAGCGTTCCGGGACCACTGGGGCCACACCGACACCACCCCGCAGATGTGGCAGGAGGAGATCGACTCGCATGCATTCCGCCCGGCGTGGACGGTGCTGGCGATCGACGACGCGACAGACCGCGTGGTCGGAGCCGCAATGAACTGCGCCTGGGAGCAGGACTGGGAACCACAGGGTTACACCGAGGGATACACCGACCAGCTCGGCGTCCTGAGCAGCCACCGCGGGCGTGGCGTCGCAAAGGCGCTGCTGGCCGAATCCATGCGCCGCTTCAAGGAGTCCGGCATGCAAGCGGCCGGGCTCGGCGTCGACACGGCCAACGCGTCCGGTGCGCTGGGCCTCTACGAAAGGCTCGGCTACCGTCCGTCTGCCAGCACCTGCATGCACCAGCTGACCCGGTGA
- the treY gene encoding malto-oligosyltrehalose synthase: MARDVTGTYRLQLHAGFTFADAATQLDYLATLGVSHVYLSPILQAAPGSMHGYDVVDHSRISDELGGRGAFEQFATAAHSRGLGIVVDVVPNHMAISAPESLNKQLWELLRDGRDAATAHWFDIDWKAGGGRIGLPFLGKPLGEVLADGEITLDRTGDEPVLRYYDHSWPLSVGTDTTDDVAELLERQHYRLAHWRAKDDVLNYRRFFEVDTLIAIRVEQQDVFDATHALLLELNDKGLIDGFRIDHPDGLADPTGYLERLSDKRSRGTKVWIEKILEPGETLPRGWKCAGTTGYDALRVIQSALADPEPVATLRSAWTAAGGDPDYTHAVDVAKRHVISRSLQPEVSRLTRRAAEALPDLEAGRLREAIVELLVASPVYRAYVRPGHRTSSVAHDLLDEAHATAVAARPDLRAELDALQPLTMLGDEGAAALDFAVRLQQTWGPVMAKGIEDTTFYRWAEFVAMNEVGSDPSRVGESAADELHTWSTQQQSKWPLTMTTLSTHDTKRSEDVRARLIAVGGDPQSWQAISRESQKAAKSAKVDPRTAHFVWQTLLGVGPIDDERLSGYLRKALREASLKTTWTDQDPAYEQQVIDFATSVSAGGPVRDAIDTAIDRNRNSIRALTLGAKLLQMTMPGVPDIYQGTELVDLALVDPDNRRPVDFDARAELLVADTPTGTDAEKLHVVTAALHARRAHPRVFGPESSYRPAVSSSEHVVGFTRSAPPGRLTGAIGRGGRETFLALATRAPARLERSGGWADATLDLASGEWRDHLSDVTLTSDGQLAVADVLRDWPVALLEHLV, translated from the coding sequence ATGGCTCGCGACGTGACCGGCACCTATCGGCTGCAGCTGCACGCAGGCTTCACGTTTGCGGATGCGGCGACACAACTGGACTACCTCGCGACCCTGGGTGTCTCCCACGTCTATCTCTCACCGATCCTGCAGGCGGCCCCCGGGTCGATGCACGGGTATGACGTGGTCGACCACTCGCGGATCAGCGACGAGCTGGGCGGACGTGGCGCGTTCGAGCAGTTCGCGACGGCGGCACACAGCCGGGGCCTCGGCATCGTCGTCGACGTCGTGCCCAACCACATGGCGATCAGCGCACCCGAGTCGCTCAACAAACAGCTGTGGGAGCTGTTGCGCGACGGGCGGGACGCGGCGACCGCGCACTGGTTCGACATCGACTGGAAGGCCGGCGGCGGCCGGATCGGCCTGCCGTTCCTCGGGAAACCGCTCGGGGAGGTGCTCGCCGACGGGGAGATCACCCTCGACCGGACCGGCGACGAACCGGTGCTGCGCTACTACGATCACAGCTGGCCGCTGTCGGTCGGCACCGACACCACCGACGATGTCGCCGAACTCCTGGAGCGACAGCACTACCGGCTCGCGCACTGGCGTGCCAAGGACGACGTCCTCAACTACCGACGCTTCTTCGAGGTGGACACGCTGATCGCGATCCGGGTCGAGCAGCAGGACGTCTTCGACGCCACCCACGCACTGCTCCTGGAGTTGAACGACAAGGGCCTGATCGACGGCTTCCGCATCGACCACCCGGACGGTCTCGCGGACCCCACCGGTTACCTGGAACGCCTGTCCGACAAGCGATCTCGCGGCACGAAGGTCTGGATCGAGAAGATCCTCGAGCCCGGTGAGACGCTGCCGCGCGGCTGGAAGTGCGCCGGCACCACGGGGTATGACGCGCTGCGCGTCATCCAGTCGGCGCTCGCCGATCCCGAGCCGGTGGCCACGCTGCGCTCGGCCTGGACGGCGGCCGGCGGGGATCCGGACTACACGCACGCAGTCGACGTGGCGAAGCGGCACGTGATCAGCCGGTCGCTGCAGCCCGAGGTGTCCCGGCTGACCCGCCGCGCGGCGGAGGCTCTGCCAGACCTGGAAGCGGGCCGGTTGCGCGAGGCGATCGTCGAACTCCTCGTCGCCAGCCCGGTGTACCGGGCCTATGTCCGTCCGGGACACCGCACATCGAGCGTCGCGCACGACCTGCTGGACGAGGCACACGCGACCGCCGTTGCGGCACGACCAGATCTGCGGGCCGAACTCGACGCACTGCAGCCGCTGACCATGCTCGGTGACGAGGGCGCGGCGGCCCTGGACTTCGCCGTCCGGCTCCAGCAGACCTGGGGCCCGGTGATGGCCAAGGGGATCGAGGACACGACCTTCTACCGCTGGGCCGAGTTCGTCGCCATGAACGAGGTCGGCAGCGACCCGAGCCGGGTGGGTGAGTCGGCGGCGGACGAGTTGCACACCTGGAGCACCCAGCAGCAGTCCAAGTGGCCGCTCACCATGACCACTCTGTCCACCCACGACACCAAGCGGAGCGAGGACGTTCGCGCACGGCTCATCGCGGTTGGGGGCGACCCCCAGTCGTGGCAGGCCATTTCGCGGGAGTCGCAGAAGGCCGCGAAGTCGGCCAAGGTCGACCCGCGCACCGCGCACTTCGTGTGGCAGACGCTCCTCGGCGTCGGCCCGATCGACGACGAGCGGCTGAGCGGCTATCTGCGGAAGGCGCTGCGCGAGGCGAGCCTGAAGACGACATGGACCGACCAGGACCCGGCCTACGAGCAGCAGGTCATCGATTTCGCGACGTCGGTGTCGGCCGGGGGCCCGGTGCGGGATGCGATCGATACAGCGATCGACCGTAATCGCAACAGCATTCGGGCGCTCACCCTCGGCGCCAAACTACTGCAGATGACGATGCCGGGAGTCCCCGACATCTATCAAGGGACCGAGCTGGTCGACCTTGCGCTGGTCGACCCGGACAACCGGCGGCCCGTCGATTTCGACGCACGTGCGGAGCTCCTGGTGGCTGACACGCCCACCGGCACCGACGCCGAGAAGCTGCACGTCGTCACGGCCGCACTGCATGCCCGACGAGCGCATCCACGCGTCTTCGGTCCGGAATCCTCCTACCGCCCGGCCGTTTCCAGCTCCGAGCACGTCGTGGGCTTCACCCGCTCCGCACCGCCGGGGCGGCTGACCGGGGCGATCGGCCGCGGCGGCCGGGAGACGTTCCTGGCCCTCGCGACTCGGGCGCCGGCACGCCTCGAACGGTCCGGCGGGTGGGCGGACGCAACCCTGGACCTGGCCTCCGGCGAGTGGCGCGACCACCTCTCCGACGTGACGCTGACCAGCGACGGCCAGCTCGCGGTCGCCGACGTGCTGCGTGACTGGCCGGTCGCGCTCCTGGAGCACCTGGTATGA
- the treZ gene encoding malto-oligosyltrehalose trehalohydrolase, which yields MKQFRVWAPNARDSVELALGDARLPMRREGDWWCLEADALPGNRYAFVLDGGDERPDPRSLSQPEGPHARSAVVDLGAHEWTDGDWTGVPLHGGVVYELHVGTFTADGTFDSAVERLDHLAALGVSLIEVMPVASFPGSRGWGYDGVAPYAVHEVYGGAAACQRFVDACHARGIGVLLDVVYNHLGPSGNYLPEFGPYFTDHYSTPWGTAVNLDDRGSDEVRGYFIDNALMWLRDFHFDGLRLDAVHELHDGRAEHLLEELARRVDALSGELGRSLTLIAESDRNDPRTVAPRDDSGAGLGLTGQWSDDVHHALHVALTGETQGYYADFADPDALAKVLRTPFFHDGTWSSFRGRHHGRPVDLDRTPAWRFVASLQTHDQVGNRATGDRLAQLVSPGRLAAGAALLLTAPYTPMLFMGEEWGASTPWQYFTDHQEADLARAVSEGRRREFSSHGWDSDVPDPQAVSTYTDSKLNWAELQDAEHARLLDWYAALIRLRRAVPDFTAADAPRVYRNGAAIRVHRGNHVVVANLGSYEAAMPGELVLAFGAVTGGDDTPVNIGPDSVAIVRTAP from the coding sequence ATGAAGCAGTTCCGCGTGTGGGCGCCGAATGCCCGGGACAGCGTCGAATTGGCGTTGGGCGACGCGCGGCTGCCGATGCGGCGCGAGGGCGACTGGTGGTGTCTGGAGGCGGATGCCCTCCCGGGCAACCGTTACGCCTTCGTACTCGACGGCGGCGATGAGCGGCCCGACCCGCGTTCGCTGTCGCAACCGGAGGGGCCGCACGCCCGCTCGGCCGTCGTCGACCTCGGCGCGCACGAGTGGACGGACGGCGACTGGACGGGCGTGCCGCTGCACGGCGGTGTGGTCTACGAGTTGCACGTCGGCACCTTCACCGCGGACGGCACGTTCGACAGCGCTGTCGAACGACTGGATCATCTTGCTGCACTGGGTGTTTCACTCATCGAGGTGATGCCCGTCGCGTCGTTCCCCGGCTCCCGCGGCTGGGGGTACGACGGCGTGGCGCCATACGCCGTGCATGAGGTGTACGGCGGCGCAGCTGCCTGTCAGCGCTTCGTCGACGCCTGCCACGCGCGCGGGATCGGGGTGCTGCTCGACGTGGTCTACAACCACCTCGGTCCGAGCGGCAACTATCTGCCGGAGTTCGGCCCGTACTTCACCGACCACTACTCCACGCCGTGGGGCACGGCGGTCAATCTGGACGACCGCGGCAGCGACGAGGTGCGCGGCTACTTCATCGACAATGCGCTGATGTGGTTGCGGGACTTCCATTTCGACGGTCTGCGGCTCGACGCGGTGCACGAGTTGCACGACGGTCGCGCCGAGCACCTCCTGGAGGAGTTGGCGCGGCGGGTCGACGCCCTTTCCGGTGAGCTCGGCCGATCGCTGACCCTGATCGCCGAGTCCGACCGCAACGACCCGCGCACGGTCGCACCCCGTGACGACTCGGGCGCCGGACTCGGCCTGACCGGTCAGTGGTCGGACGACGTCCATCACGCGTTGCATGTGGCACTGACCGGTGAAACCCAGGGCTACTACGCGGATTTCGCCGATCCGGATGCGTTGGCGAAGGTGCTGCGGACGCCGTTCTTCCACGACGGCACCTGGTCGAGCTTCCGCGGCCGGCACCACGGACGACCGGTCGACCTGGACCGCACACCGGCGTGGCGGTTCGTCGCATCGCTGCAGACGCACGACCAGGTCGGCAACCGCGCGACGGGCGACCGCCTCGCGCAGCTGGTCAGCCCGGGTCGGCTCGCCGCCGGTGCCGCGTTGCTGCTGACGGCGCCATACACACCGATGCTCTTCATGGGCGAGGAGTGGGGAGCGTCGACCCCGTGGCAGTACTTCACCGACCACCAGGAGGCGGACCTCGCGCGCGCAGTCTCCGAGGGACGACGCCGCGAATTCTCTTCCCATGGATGGGATTCGGATGTGCCTGATCCGCAAGCGGTTTCGACATACACCGACTCCAAGCTGAACTGGGCCGAGCTGCAGGACGCCGAGCACGCACGGCTGCTCGACTGGTATGCCGCACTGATCCGGTTGCGACGTGCGGTGCCGGACTTCACCGCCGCCGACGCGCCACGGGTGTACCGCAACGGCGCAGCGATCCGGGTGCACCGCGGCAACCACGTCGTGGTGGCCAATCTGGGGTCCTACGAGGCGGCCATGCCCGGCGAGCTGGTGCTCGCCTTCGGCGCGGTGACCGGCGGCGACGACACCCCCGTGAACATCGGCCCGGACTCCGTCGCCATCGTGAGAACGGCTCCATGA
- a CDS encoding flavodoxin family protein, which translates to MRTLLVLHHSPTPRLRSLLDAVLAGAQHEDLPPLEVHVVEALQVTIDDFLSADGYLLGTPANFGYMSGAMKHAFDSTYDDTRGKVSRRPYSFWIHGRSDTTGARRSLESITTGLEWRLAAQPVEILRVESDEQREALTELGGTMAALVADLG; encoded by the coding sequence ATGAGAACGCTGCTCGTCCTGCATCACTCCCCCACGCCGCGGTTGCGCTCGCTGCTCGACGCGGTGCTCGCGGGCGCACAACACGAGGATCTACCGCCGCTCGAGGTGCACGTGGTCGAAGCGCTCCAGGTCACGATCGACGACTTCCTGTCCGCGGACGGCTATCTGCTCGGCACGCCGGCCAACTTCGGTTACATGTCGGGTGCGATGAAGCACGCGTTCGACTCGACCTACGACGACACCCGGGGCAAGGTGTCGCGCCGGCCGTACTCGTTCTGGATCCACGGCCGCTCCGACACCACCGGCGCGCGCCGGTCGCTGGAGTCCATCACGACCGGGCTCGAGTGGCGGCTGGCCGCGCAACCGGTGGAGATCCTGCGGGTCGAATCCGACGAGCAGCGCGAGGCGCTCACCGAACTGGGCGGCACCATGGCAGCCCTCGTCGCCGACCTCGGCTGA
- a CDS encoding MFS transporter produces the protein MSFTRVRSGLRQLIPPTPLSQRLALQSLLFATGEGTFLTGSAVFFTQVVGLSAAQVGLGLTVAGVVSFIVAYPAGRVVDVLGPKRMWSVGALVGALMFGLWPFMNGFAPYLLMVVAFEIIGNAGGAGRNAYILDVMPEAERVETQAYMYSSLNVGFTLGAIIGGVALAFDNLTVMRWLPLLTLAIGVLNAYWISRLPRASHDLRVANRAKRADRDPTARRERIPGRGPLQNVGWMVLNLFAGTMFTNQVLLNVVIPLWLVEATDSPHWLLAWLFGTNTVLCIFLPAYTSRGVRTVDHAIRAIWISAAFFVLSCLITMVTHSTTGLLTIFLVWLGHVAVTGAELANSAGNFAFASLLMDPRRRGEYGGVAEVFGTLGGRWAPAAYTFLALSWGGPGWLVIAGIVVVAALGTGPAAHAAERFIQRELPGTKAATVSAADGPLPATDDPLVD, from the coding sequence GTGTCTTTTACCCGCGTGCGCTCCGGACTCCGGCAGCTGATCCCACCGACTCCGCTGTCGCAGCGGCTGGCGCTGCAGTCCCTGCTGTTCGCGACCGGGGAAGGGACATTTCTCACCGGCAGCGCGGTGTTCTTCACCCAGGTCGTCGGCCTGTCGGCCGCGCAGGTGGGCCTGGGCCTGACCGTCGCCGGCGTGGTGTCGTTCATCGTGGCCTATCCGGCGGGTCGCGTGGTCGACGTGCTCGGCCCGAAGCGCATGTGGTCGGTGGGCGCACTCGTGGGGGCGTTGATGTTCGGGCTGTGGCCGTTCATGAACGGCTTCGCGCCATACCTGCTCATGGTGGTGGCCTTCGAGATCATCGGTAACGCGGGCGGCGCGGGCCGCAACGCCTACATCCTCGACGTCATGCCCGAGGCGGAGCGCGTCGAGACGCAGGCGTACATGTATTCCTCGCTCAACGTCGGTTTCACCCTCGGCGCCATCATCGGCGGCGTGGCGCTGGCCTTCGACAACCTCACGGTCATGCGCTGGCTCCCGTTGCTGACGCTGGCGATCGGAGTGCTCAACGCCTATTGGATCTCCCGGCTGCCACGCGCGTCGCACGACCTGCGGGTCGCCAACCGGGCGAAGCGAGCGGACCGCGATCCCACTGCGCGCCGCGAACGGATCCCGGGGAGAGGGCCGCTGCAGAACGTCGGGTGGATGGTCCTGAACCTCTTCGCCGGGACGATGTTCACCAACCAGGTGCTGCTCAACGTGGTGATCCCCTTGTGGCTGGTCGAGGCGACCGACTCGCCGCACTGGCTGCTGGCCTGGCTGTTCGGCACCAACACCGTCCTGTGCATCTTCCTCCCGGCATACACCTCGCGCGGGGTGCGCACGGTCGACCACGCGATCCGGGCGATCTGGATCTCCGCCGCCTTCTTCGTGCTGTCCTGCCTCATCACGATGGTCACGCACAGCACCACCGGGCTGCTCACGATCTTCCTGGTCTGGCTCGGGCACGTCGCCGTGACGGGCGCGGAACTGGCGAATTCGGCCGGCAACTTCGCGTTCGCGTCGCTGCTGATGGACCCTCGCCGGCGCGGCGAATACGGTGGGGTCGCAGAGGTTTTCGGGACGCTCGGCGGGCGCTGGGCACCGGCGGCATACACCTTCCTGGCGCTGAGCTGGGGTGGCCCCGGCTGGCTGGTCATCGCGGGCATCGTGGTGGTCGCCGCCCTCGGCACCGGGCCCGCAGCACACGCTGCGGAACGCTTCATCCAGCGTGAGCTGCCGGGGACCAAGGCGGCCACCGTCAGTGCTGCCGACGGCCCGCTCCCGGCGACCGACGATCCCCTCGTCGACTGA